The following proteins are co-located in the Xiphophorus maculatus strain JP 163 A chromosome 24, X_maculatus-5.0-male, whole genome shotgun sequence genome:
- the ipo5 gene encoding importin-5 — protein sequence MAEQQQFYLLLGNLMNADNNVRKQSEETYDNIPGQNKITFLLQAIRDASAAEEVRQMAAVLLRRLLSSSFEEIYPGLTLAMQTAIKTELLSSIQQEASPNIRKKVCDIAAELCRNLIDDDGNNQWPEVLKFLFDSVNSDDIGLREAALHIFWNFPGIFGNQQQHYLEVIKRMLVQCMQDQANSHIRTLAARAAASFVLSNESNTALLKHFADLLPGILQAVNESCYQGDDSVLKSLVEIADTAPKYLRPNLEATLQLCLKLCADANLTNMQRQLSLEVIVTLSETAAAMLRKHTAIVAQSVPQMLTMMVDLEDDDEWAMADELEDDDFDSNAVAGESALDRIACGLGGKIILPMIKQHIMQMLQNPDWKYRHAGLMALSAIGEGCHQQMEAILQEIVSFVLLFCSDPHPRVRYAACNAIGQMATDFAPTFQKKFHDKVISALLQTMEDQSNPRVQAHAAAALINFTEDCPKSLLIPYLDSLVQHLHVIMVAKLQELIQKGTKLVLEQVVTSIASVADTAEEKFVPYYDLFMPSLKHIVENGVQKELRLLRGKTIECISLIGLAVGKEKFMPDASAVMQLLLKTQTDFNDLEDDDPQISYMISAWARMCKILGKEFQQYLPVVMGPLMKTASIKPEVALLDTQDMENISEEEGWEFVNLGDQQSFGIKTAGLEEKATACQMLVCYAKELKEGFVEYTEQVVKLMVPLLKFYFHDGVRVAAAESMPLLLECARVRGPEYLTQMWHFMCDALIKAIGTEPDSDVLSEIMHSFAKCVELMGDGCLNNEHFEELGGILKGKLEEHFKNQELRQAKRQDEDYDEQVEETLQDEDENDVYILTKVSDVLHSVFSSYKEKILPWFEQLLQLIVQLICPNRPWADRQWGLCIFDDVIEHCSPSSFKYAEYFLRPMLQSLCDTSAEVRQAAAYGVGVMAQYGGDSYRPFCTEALPLLVAVIQAADSRSKENVNATENCISAVGKLMRFRPECVNANEVLPHWLSWLPLKEDKEEAVHTFDFLCDLIESNNPIVLGPENSNLPKIFLIIADGVANESVKTEDACTKRLANVIRQVQVSAGLWTQCVSTLNETQQKAIQDLLNTA from the exons ATGGCGGAACAGCAGCAGTTCTACCTCTTGCTGGGGAACCTTATGAACGCTGACAACAATGTCAGGAAACAGTCAGAG GAAACTTATGACAATATCCCAGGCCAGAACAAAATCACATTCCTGCTGCAGGCCATCAGAGATGCATCAGCTGCAGAGGAG gTCAGGCAAATGGCGGCGGTGCTGCTGCGGCGGCTGCTGTCGTCCTCCTTTGAGGAAATCTATCCAGGTTTGACGCTGGCGATGCAGACGGCCATCAAGACGGAGCTTCTGTCCAGCATCCAGCAGGAGGCGTCGCCAAACATTCGCAAGAAGGTCTGCGACATCGCAGCTGAGCTCTGCCGCAACCTCATTG ATGATGATGGGAATAACCAGTGGCCAGAAGTACTCAAGTTCCTCTTTGACTCCGTGAATTCTGATGACATTGGCCTGCGAGAAGCCGCCCTTCACATATTCTG GAACTTCCCAGGAATCTTCGGCAACCAGCAGCAGCACTACCTGGAAGTTATCAAGCGCATGCTTGTTCAGTGCATGCAGGACCAAGCAAACTCGCAT ATTCGCACCCTGGCAGCTCGGGCAGCGGCATCGTTTGTTCTGTCCAACGAAAGCAACACAGCTCTGCTGAAGCATTTTGCCGACTTGTTGCCTGGAATCCTGCAG GCAGTGAATGAGTCATGTTACCAAGGAGACGACTCTGTGCTGAAGTCTTTGGTGGAGATCGCAGATACGGCCCCCAAGTACCTGAGACCCAACCTGGAGGCGACGCTGCAGCTCTGCCTGAAG CTGTGTGCTGACGCAAACCTGACCAACATGCAGAGGCAGCTGTCCTTGGAGGTCATCGTCACGCTATCGGAGACGGCGGCGGCCATGCTGAGGAAACACACGGCTATCGTAGCGCAGAGCG TTCCCCAGATGCTGACCATGATGGTGGATCTCGAAGACGACGATGAGTGGGCCATGGCTGACGAACTAGAGGATGATGACTTTGACAG CAACGCTGTGGCTGGGGAGAGCGCCCTCGACAGAATTGCCTGCGGTTTGGGAGGGAAGATCATTTTGCCCATGATCAAACAGCACATCATGCAGATGCTGCAGAACC CTGACTGGAAGTACCGTCACGCTGGGTTGATGGCTCTGTCTGCTATCGGAGAAGGTTGCCACCAGCAGATGGAGGCCATTCTTCAAGAGATAGTCAGCTTCGTCCTCCTGTTCTGCTCCGATCCA CACCCAAGAGTCCGCTACGCTGCCTGCAACGCCATTGGACAGATGGCCACAGACTTCGCTCCAACCTTTCAAAAGAAGTTCCACGATAAG GTTATCTCGGCTCTGCTGCAGACGATGGAGGATCAGAGTAACCCGCGGGTCCAGGCGCACGCAGCTGCTGCGCTCATCAACTTCACAGAAGACTGCCCCAAATCTCTGCTGATTCCGTACCTGGACAGCCTGGTGCAGCACCTTCATGTCATCATGGTGGCCAAGCTGCAGGAG CTGATCCAGAAAGGAACTAAGCTGGTCCTGGAGCAGGTGGTGACGTCCATCGCCTCGGTGGCCGACACGGCCGAGGAGAAGTTTGTGCCGTACTATGATCTCTTCATGCCCTCGCTCAAGCACATCGTGGAGAACGGCGTGCAGAAAGAGCTGCGGCTGCTGCGGGGGAAGACGATAGAGTGCATCAGTCTGATCGGTCTGGCTGTTGGCAAGGAGAAG TTCATGCCGGACGCCTCTGCAGTGATGCAGCTGCTCCTTAAAACCCAGACGGACTTTAACGACCTCGAAGACGACGATCCTCAG ATTTCCTACATGATATCAGCCTGGGCCAGGATGTGCAAGATCCTGGGGAAGGAGTTTCAGCAGTATCTTCCTGTGGTGATGGGGCCCTTAATGAAAACCGCCTCCATCAAACCCGAAGTGGCTCTCCTCGACA CTCAGGACATGGAGAACATATCTGAGGAGGAGGGATGGGAGTTTGTGAACCTGGGAGACCAGCAGAGTTTTGGAATAAAGACAGCTGGCCTGGAGGAGAAGGCCACTGCCTGCCAGATGCTG gTGTGTTATGCCAAAGAGCTGAAGGAGGGTTTTGTGGAGTACACAGAGCAGGTGGTGAAGCTCATGGTTCCTCTGCTGAAGTTTTACTTTCACGATG GTGTGAGAGTGGCTGCGGCCGAGTCCATGCCACTGCTGCTGGAGTGCGCCCGGGTTCGGGGACCAGAGTACCTCACCCAGATGTGGCACTTCATGTGCGACGCGCTCATCAAGGCCATCGGCACGGAGCCCGACTCGGACGTCCTTTCTGAAATCATGCATTCTTTTGCCAAG TGTGTTGAGCTGATGGGAGACGGCTGTTTGAACAATGAGCATTTTGAGGAGCTGGGTGGCATCCTTAAAGGGAAACTGGAAGAGCACTTTAAAAACCAGGAGCTCAGGCAAG CCAAAAGACAAGATGAAGACTACGATGAGCAGGTGGAGGAAACCCTACAGGATGAG GATGAGAACGATGTGTATATCCTGACCAAAGTGTCGGACGTCCTGCACTCTGTGTTCAGCAGCTACAAGGAGAAGATCTTGCCTTGGTTcgagcagctgctgcagctcatcGTCCAGCTAATA TGTCCCAACAGGCCATGGGCCGACAGGCAGTGGGGTCTGTGCATCTTTGACGATGTGATCGAACACTGCAGCCCCTCCTCTTTCAAGTACGCAGAGTATTTCCTGCGGCCGATGCTTCAGTCGCTTTGCGACACGAGCGCCGAGGTTCGGCAGGCCGCTGCTTATGGCGTCGGTGTCATGGCTCAGTATGGCGGCGACAGCTATCGTCCTTTCTGCACAG AGGCCCTCCCCCTGCTGGTCGCCGTCATCCAGGCGGCTGATTCTCGGTCAAAGGAGAACGTAAACGCCACAGAGAACTGTATCTCGGCGGTCGGGAAGCTCATGAGGTTCCGACCGGAGTGTGTGAACGCCAACGAGGTTCTTCCCCATTGGCTTAGCTGGCTGCCGCTCAAAGAAGACAAGGAAGAGGCCGTTCACACGTTTGACTTCCTGTGCGACCTCATTGAAAG CAACAACCCAATTGTCCTCGGGCCAGAAAACTCCAACCTCCCTAAAATTTTCCTCATCATAGCCGATGGCGTCGCAAATGAATCTGTTAAAACTGAAGATGCCTGCACCAAACGGCTCGCAAACGTCATCCGTCAAGTACAG GTATCTGCAGGATTATGGACGCAGTGCGTTTCCACCCTGAACGAGACGCAGCAGAAAGCCATCCAGGACCTCCTGAACACTGCCTGA
- the atg13 gene encoding autophagy-related protein 13 isoform X1: MDGDLSPQDKKDLDKFIKFFALKTVQVIVQARLGEKICTRSSSSPTGSDWFNLAIKDIPEVTHEAKKALAGQLPGIGRSMCVEISLKTSEGDSMELETWCLEMNEKCDKDIKVSYTVYNRLSVLLKSLLAITRVTPAYKLSRKQGHDYVILYRIYFGEVQLGGLGEGFQTVRVGVVGTPVGTVTLSCAYRTNLAFMSSRQFERSAPIMGIIVDHFVDAPCGNQRPITMGQPCNFRAPDEDDGRAFAGVQDSQEVCTTSFSTSPPSQCVCTLSPSPSKLSKPLPLDSLQLPLAPGLVTHNLYASRFSYQPAPTGGAAEFNVIQVKEGGNVLVPAQPQPQPQPPHGADVHLTVENAPNTPSSSGDEDGLLQSGEGRREDGRRSVSPSDPVESLSAFTRKVGAFVNKPNTQITAASLDLPFAAFAPRGLDSEENDPMVRPPDSPPSQSPLQASLHSQGSDGSGPQDDFVMVDFRPAFSKDDLLPMDLGTFYREFQNPPQLASLSLHTSSQSMADDLDSLPEKLRVYEKNIDEFDAFVDMLQ, from the exons ATGGACGGTGACCTGAGTCCACAGGATAAGAAAGACTTGGACAAGTTCATCAAGTTTTTTGCCTTAAAG aCTGTTCAGGTGATCGTTCAAGCTCGTCTGGGGGAGAAGATCTGCACTCGCTCGTCTTCGTCACCCACTGGCTCAGACTGG TTTAATTTGGCCATCAAAGACATCCCAGAGGTCACTCATGAGGCCAAGAAGGCGCTGGCCGGCCAACTTCCAGGCATCGGCCGATCCATGTGTGTGGAGATCTCCCTAAAGACCTCAGAG GGAGACTCCATGGAGTTAGAGACTTGGTGCCTGGAGATGAATGAGAA GTGCGATAAGGACATTAAAGTGTCGTACACTGTCTATAACCGGCTGTCTGTCCTCCTAAAATCTCTGCTGGCCATCACCAGAGTGACTCCCGCCTATAAGCTGTCCAGAAAGCAGGGCCACGACTACGTCATATTATACAG GATCTACTTTGGGGAAGTCCAGCTGGGTGGATTAGGAGAAG gtTTCCAAACGGTGCGCGTCGGTGTTGTCGGCACCCCGGTCGGCACGGTAACACTGTCATGTGCCTACCGCACCAACCTGGCGTTCATGTCCAGCAG GCAGTTTGAACGGTCGGCTCCCATCATGGGGATCATCGTGGATCACTTTGTGGACGCGCCCTGCGGCAATCAGCGTCCAATCACAATGGGGCAGCCCTGCAACTTCAG AGCCCCAGATGAGGACGACGGCAGAGCATTTGCTGGAGTTCAGGACTCTCAGGAGGTCTGCACCACCTCCTTCTCCACCTCCCCTCCCTCTCAG TGTGTCTGCACTCTGAGTCCGTCCCCTTCCAAACTGTCCAAGCCCCTCCCACTGGACAGTCTCCAGCTCCCATTGGCTCCAGGACTTGTCACTCACAAT ctctATGCTTCCAGGTTCTCCTACCAGCCTGCACCTACAGGCGGAGCTGCTGAGTTCAACGTAATCCAG GTTAAAGAAGGCGGGAACGTTCTGGTTCCGGCTCAGCCTCAGCCTCAGCCTCAGCCTCCTCATGGAGCGGATGTCCATCTGACGGTAGAAAACGCTCCAAACACACCGAGCAGCAG TGGCGATGAAGACGGCCTGCTGCAGAGTggtgagggaagaagggaggaTGGGAGGAGGAGCGTCTCTCCCTCCGACCCAGTGGAGTCACTCAGCGCGTTCACAAGGAAGGTTGGGGCTTTTGTGAATAAACCCAACACTCAG ATAACAGCTGCCAGTCTGGACCTCCCATTCGCTGCATTTGCTCCTCGTGGCCTGGACTCTGAGGAGAACGATCCCATG GTGCGTCCTCCGGACTCTCCTCCCTCTCAGTCGCCCCTGCAGGCCAGCCTTCACTCTCAGGGCTCGGACGGATCGGGACCGCAGGACGACTTCGTCATGGTCGACTTT CGTCCAGCTTTCTCTAAAGACGACCTTTTGCCAATGGATCTGGGCACTTTCTATCGAGAGTTTCAGAACCCTCCACAGCTGGCCAGCCTCTCGCTGCACACCAGCTCCCAGTCGATGGCTGACGACCTG GACTCTCTGCCAGAGAAACTGCGCGTGTACGAGAAGAACATTGACGAATTTGACGCGTTTGTGGACATGCTTCAGTAG
- the atg13 gene encoding autophagy-related protein 13 isoform X2, translating to MDGDLSPQDKKDLDKFIKFFALKTVQVIVQARLGEKICTRSSSSPTGSDWFNLAIKDIPEVTHEAKKALAGQLPGIGRSMCVEISLKTSEGDSMELETWCLEMNEKCDKDIKVSYTVYNRLSVLLKSLLAITRVTPAYKLSRKQGHDYVILYRIYFGEVQLGGLGEGFQTVRVGVVGTPVGTVTLSCAYRTNLAFMSSRQFERSAPIMGIIVDHFVDAPCGNQRPITMGQPCNFRAPDEDDGRAFAGVQDSQEVCTTSFSTSPPSQLYASRFSYQPAPTGGAAEFNVIQVKEGGNVLVPAQPQPQPQPPHGADVHLTVENAPNTPSSSGDEDGLLQSGEGRREDGRRSVSPSDPVESLSAFTRKVGAFVNKPNTQITAASLDLPFAAFAPRGLDSEENDPMVRPPDSPPSQSPLQASLHSQGSDGSGPQDDFVMVDFRPAFSKDDLLPMDLGTFYREFQNPPQLASLSLHTSSQSMADDLDSLPEKLRVYEKNIDEFDAFVDMLQ from the exons ATGGACGGTGACCTGAGTCCACAGGATAAGAAAGACTTGGACAAGTTCATCAAGTTTTTTGCCTTAAAG aCTGTTCAGGTGATCGTTCAAGCTCGTCTGGGGGAGAAGATCTGCACTCGCTCGTCTTCGTCACCCACTGGCTCAGACTGG TTTAATTTGGCCATCAAAGACATCCCAGAGGTCACTCATGAGGCCAAGAAGGCGCTGGCCGGCCAACTTCCAGGCATCGGCCGATCCATGTGTGTGGAGATCTCCCTAAAGACCTCAGAG GGAGACTCCATGGAGTTAGAGACTTGGTGCCTGGAGATGAATGAGAA GTGCGATAAGGACATTAAAGTGTCGTACACTGTCTATAACCGGCTGTCTGTCCTCCTAAAATCTCTGCTGGCCATCACCAGAGTGACTCCCGCCTATAAGCTGTCCAGAAAGCAGGGCCACGACTACGTCATATTATACAG GATCTACTTTGGGGAAGTCCAGCTGGGTGGATTAGGAGAAG gtTTCCAAACGGTGCGCGTCGGTGTTGTCGGCACCCCGGTCGGCACGGTAACACTGTCATGTGCCTACCGCACCAACCTGGCGTTCATGTCCAGCAG GCAGTTTGAACGGTCGGCTCCCATCATGGGGATCATCGTGGATCACTTTGTGGACGCGCCCTGCGGCAATCAGCGTCCAATCACAATGGGGCAGCCCTGCAACTTCAG AGCCCCAGATGAGGACGACGGCAGAGCATTTGCTGGAGTTCAGGACTCTCAGGAGGTCTGCACCACCTCCTTCTCCACCTCCCCTCCCTCTCAG ctctATGCTTCCAGGTTCTCCTACCAGCCTGCACCTACAGGCGGAGCTGCTGAGTTCAACGTAATCCAG GTTAAAGAAGGCGGGAACGTTCTGGTTCCGGCTCAGCCTCAGCCTCAGCCTCAGCCTCCTCATGGAGCGGATGTCCATCTGACGGTAGAAAACGCTCCAAACACACCGAGCAGCAG TGGCGATGAAGACGGCCTGCTGCAGAGTggtgagggaagaagggaggaTGGGAGGAGGAGCGTCTCTCCCTCCGACCCAGTGGAGTCACTCAGCGCGTTCACAAGGAAGGTTGGGGCTTTTGTGAATAAACCCAACACTCAG ATAACAGCTGCCAGTCTGGACCTCCCATTCGCTGCATTTGCTCCTCGTGGCCTGGACTCTGAGGAGAACGATCCCATG GTGCGTCCTCCGGACTCTCCTCCCTCTCAGTCGCCCCTGCAGGCCAGCCTTCACTCTCAGGGCTCGGACGGATCGGGACCGCAGGACGACTTCGTCATGGTCGACTTT CGTCCAGCTTTCTCTAAAGACGACCTTTTGCCAATGGATCTGGGCACTTTCTATCGAGAGTTTCAGAACCCTCCACAGCTGGCCAGCCTCTCGCTGCACACCAGCTCCCAGTCGATGGCTGACGACCTG GACTCTCTGCCAGAGAAACTGCGCGTGTACGAGAAGAACATTGACGAATTTGACGCGTTTGTGGACATGCTTCAGTAG